A single Paraburkholderia sp. FT54 DNA region contains:
- the fliI gene encoding flagellar protein export ATPase FliI, translated as MVKPTLEEIRASDLTPLERELALASFGAEALAEEPAAVTPAAAAVAAIEAALRDPAHAHPGTGAAASRVAAAASPASAAIAYPPHDPALDSNPHVQAWRGRLDALRARNAIAKPMRACGRLTRAAGLVLEAVGLRLSVGAEVMIELPQGSSLSMAEAEVVGFSGDKLFLMPTTEVIGLLPGARVFPLESAPIADPMAGAKRLPVGWELLGRVLDASGRPLDGLGPLGAHADAPLSSPVINPLHREPIHKVLDVGVRAINALLTVGRGQRMGLFAGSGVGKSVLLGTMARYTSAEVIVIGLIGERGREVKEFIEQILGEEGLARSVVIAAPADVSPLLRMQAASYSTSLAEYFRDQGKHVLLLMDSLTRYAMAQREIALAVGEPPATKGYPPSVFAKLPALVERTGNGPAGGGSITAFYTVLTEGDDQQDPIADSARAILDGHIVLSRSLAEAGHYPAIDIEASISRAMTALIDDNHLDKTRMFKQMLSRYQRNRDLINVGAYSSGRDALLDRAIALYPRMEAFLQQGFRECANFEPSLAMLDALFAQGG; from the coding sequence ATGGTGAAGCCGACGCTCGAAGAGATCCGCGCAAGCGACCTGACGCCGCTCGAGCGCGAACTGGCGCTGGCGTCGTTCGGTGCCGAGGCGCTCGCGGAAGAACCGGCTGCGGTGACGCCCGCTGCGGCCGCAGTCGCGGCCATCGAAGCCGCCTTGCGGGATCCGGCGCATGCCCATCCGGGGACGGGCGCCGCCGCGAGCCGCGTCGCCGCTGCCGCGAGCCCTGCTTCCGCCGCGATCGCGTACCCGCCGCACGATCCCGCGCTCGACAGCAACCCGCACGTGCAAGCGTGGCGCGGCCGCCTCGACGCACTGCGCGCGCGCAATGCGATCGCCAAGCCGATGCGCGCCTGCGGACGTTTGACGCGCGCGGCCGGTCTGGTGCTCGAAGCCGTGGGCCTGCGTCTCTCCGTGGGCGCCGAAGTGATGATCGAACTGCCGCAAGGCAGTTCGCTTTCGATGGCTGAAGCCGAAGTCGTCGGCTTCTCCGGCGACAAACTGTTTCTGATGCCGACCACCGAAGTGATCGGCTTGCTGCCCGGCGCGCGCGTCTTTCCGCTCGAAAGCGCGCCGATCGCCGATCCGATGGCGGGCGCCAAGCGTCTGCCGGTCGGTTGGGAATTGCTCGGCCGTGTGCTGGACGCCTCCGGCCGTCCGCTGGATGGCCTCGGTCCGCTCGGCGCGCATGCCGACGCGCCGCTGTCCTCGCCGGTCATCAATCCGCTGCACCGCGAACCGATTCACAAGGTGCTCGACGTCGGCGTGCGTGCGATCAACGCCCTCCTGACCGTCGGCCGCGGCCAGCGCATGGGCCTGTTCGCCGGTTCGGGCGTCGGCAAATCGGTGCTGCTCGGCACGATGGCGCGCTACACCAGCGCCGAAGTGATCGTGATCGGCCTGATCGGCGAACGCGGCCGCGAAGTGAAGGAATTCATCGAGCAGATTCTCGGTGAGGAAGGCCTGGCGCGCTCCGTCGTGATCGCCGCGCCGGCCGACGTCTCGCCGCTGCTACGCATGCAGGCCGCATCGTATTCGACATCGCTCGCTGAATATTTCCGCGACCAGGGCAAGCACGTGCTGCTGCTGATGGACTCGCTGACGCGTTATGCGATGGCGCAGCGCGAGATCGCGCTGGCGGTGGGCGAACCGCCCGCCACCAAGGGCTATCCGCCTTCGGTGTTCGCCAAGCTGCCGGCGCTCGTCGAGCGGACCGGCAACGGGCCGGCGGGCGGCGGGTCGATCACCGCCTTCTACACCGTGCTGACTGAAGGCGACGACCAGCAGGATCCGATCGCCGACTCCGCGCGGGCAATTCTGGACGGCCACATCGTGCTGTCGCGCTCACTGGCTGAAGCCGGCCACTATCCGGCGATCGACATCGAAGCGTCGATTAGCCGGGCAATGACCGCGCTGATCGACGATAACCATCTGGACAAGACGCGTATGTTCAAGCAGATGCTGTCGCGCTATCAGCGCAACCGCGATCTGATCAACGTCGGCGCGTATTCGAGCGGACGCGACGCGCTGCTCGACCGGGCCATCGCGCTGTATCCGCGGATGGAAGCATTTTTGCAGCAAGGTTTTCGCGAGTGCGCGAACTTTGAACCGAGTCTCGCGATGCTGGACGCGCTGTTTGCCCAAGGAGGCTGA
- the fliH gene encoding flagellar assembly protein FliH: MRMSDQNSAAKERLSAYQRWEMASFDPVPPAPPEPEIDDGAFEAELERLRDAAHAQGIASGHVAGQALGYQAGYDQGHAQGFEQGQSEAREEAARLAALAETFKAALDGAQGAISETLVALALDIAQQVVRQHVQHDPTALIAAAREVLAAEPTLVGAPALIVSPADLPVVEAYLMEELQTRGWTVRTDPAVERGGCRAQANTGEVDAGIDTRWERVAAALGKVSTW, encoded by the coding sequence ATGCGTATGTCTGATCAGAACTCCGCAGCGAAGGAACGCCTCTCGGCCTACCAGCGCTGGGAGATGGCCTCGTTCGATCCGGTGCCGCCCGCACCGCCCGAGCCCGAAATCGACGACGGCGCGTTCGAAGCCGAACTCGAACGCCTGCGCGACGCCGCGCATGCACAGGGCATCGCCTCGGGCCACGTGGCCGGTCAGGCGCTCGGCTACCAGGCCGGTTACGACCAGGGTCACGCGCAGGGTTTCGAGCAAGGCCAGAGCGAAGCACGCGAAGAAGCCGCACGGCTCGCCGCGCTGGCCGAAACCTTCAAGGCCGCGCTCGACGGCGCTCAAGGCGCGATCTCCGAGACGCTGGTCGCGCTCGCGCTCGACATCGCGCAACAGGTGGTGCGCCAGCACGTGCAGCACGATCCGACCGCGCTGATCGCCGCCGCGCGTGAGGTGCTGGCCGCCGAGCCCACGCTGGTCGGCGCGCCGGCTTTGATCGTCAGTCCTGCCGATCTGCCGGTGGTCGAAGCCTATCTGATGGAAGAACTGCAAACGCGCGGCTGGACCGTGCGCACCGATCCGGCGGTGGAGCGCGGCGGCTGCCGCGCGCAAGCCAACACCGGCGAAGTGGACGCCGGCATCGACACGCGCTGGGAGCGTGTGGCTGCCGCCCTCGGCAAGGTGAGCACATGGTGA
- the fliG gene encoding flagellar motor switch protein FliG, producing MSAEGVMKSALLLMSIGEEEAAQVFKFLGPREVQKIGVAMAALKNVTREQVDEVLQEFVREAEQHTGMSLDSNEYIRSVLTKALGDDKAGAIIDRILQGSDTSGIEGLKWMDSAAVAELIKNEHPQIIATILVHLDRDQASEIVACFTERLRNDVLLRIATLDGIQPGALRELDDVLTGLLSGSDNLKRSPMGGIRTAAEILNFMSSNHEEGVIENVRQYDAELAQKIIDQMFVFENLLDLEDRAIQLLLKEVESEALIISLKGAPPALRQKFLSNMSQRAAELLAEDLDARGPVRVSEVETQQRRILQIVRNLAEGGQIVLGGKAEDAYV from the coding sequence ATGAGCGCTGAAGGCGTAATGAAGAGCGCGCTCCTGCTGATGTCGATCGGCGAGGAAGAAGCCGCGCAGGTGTTCAAGTTCCTCGGGCCGCGTGAAGTCCAGAAGATCGGCGTCGCGATGGCCGCACTGAAGAACGTGACCCGCGAGCAGGTCGACGAAGTCCTGCAGGAGTTCGTGCGCGAGGCCGAGCAGCACACCGGCATGTCGCTGGATTCGAACGAGTACATCCGTTCGGTGCTGACCAAGGCGCTCGGCGACGACAAGGCCGGCGCGATCATCGACCGGATTCTGCAAGGCAGCGACACCAGCGGTATCGAAGGCCTGAAGTGGATGGACTCCGCGGCGGTCGCCGAACTCATCAAGAACGAGCACCCGCAGATCATCGCGACCATCCTCGTGCACCTGGACCGCGATCAGGCGTCGGAAATCGTCGCCTGCTTCACGGAACGGCTGCGCAACGACGTGCTGCTGCGGATCGCGACGCTCGACGGCATCCAGCCGGGCGCGCTGCGCGAACTCGACGACGTGCTGACCGGCCTGCTGTCCGGCAGCGACAACCTCAAGCGCAGCCCGATGGGCGGCATCCGCACGGCGGCGGAAATTCTCAACTTCATGTCGAGCAACCATGAAGAAGGCGTCATCGAGAACGTTCGCCAGTACGACGCGGAACTCGCGCAGAAAATCATTGACCAGATGTTTGTGTTCGAGAACCTGCTCGATCTGGAAGACCGCGCGATCCAGTTGCTGCTGAAGGAAGTCGAGTCCGAGGCGTTGATCATCTCGCTGAAGGGCGCGCCGCCCGCGCTGCGCCAGAAGTTCCTGTCGAACATGTCGCAGCGTGCCGCCGAACTGCTCGCCGAAGACCTCGACGCGCGCGGTCCGGTGCGCGTCTCCGAAGTCGAGACGCAGCAGCGCCGCATCCTGCAGATCGTGCGCAACCTGGCCGAAGGCGGCCAGATCGTTCTAGGCGGCAAGGCCGAAGATGCGTATGTCTGA
- the fliF gene encoding flagellar basal-body MS-ring/collar protein FliF — protein sequence MDSSANSLINPDARMGLAGAQPGAGAAGVGQAGGAADLGGLGGNLGGNFGQRLSGLAQMRGNPRAPLIFAVALLVAVVAGLFLWSRAPDYKVLYSNLSDRDGGAIITALQAANIPYKFSDAGGAILVPAEQVHEMRLRLASQGLPKSGSVGFELMDNQKFGISQFAEQINYQRALEGELERTVESISSVKSARVHLAIPKPSVFVRDKEAPSASVLVNLYPGRALDEGQVLAITHMVSSAVPDMPVKGVTILDQDGNLLTQPSTGSGLDASQLKYRQQIERSTQQRIDAILAPLFGSGNAHSQVSADIDFSHSEQTSENYGPNGNPQQAAIRSQQSSTATEMSQGGASGVPGALSNQPPQPASAPINAPNGASGATTTPVSDRKDSTTNYELDKTVRHLEQPMGGIKRLSVAVVVNYMRVVDARGHASMQPVTADKLAQVNQLVKDAMGFDQARGDSVNVVNSPFTTEVDPNADLPWWRTPDMIALAKQIATYLGIGAVALFLYFVMVKPALRRAFPPPEPVAAAALPSPDEPILLDGIPAAERAGANGSTVAELESDSELLALENAKHKYERNLEFARNIARQDPKIVATVVKNWVSDER from the coding sequence ATGGATTCGTCAGCCAACTCTTTGATCAACCCCGACGCCCGCATGGGCCTCGCCGGCGCGCAGCCCGGCGCCGGTGCGGCCGGTGTCGGCCAGGCCGGCGGCGCAGCAGACCTGGGCGGCCTGGGGGGCAACCTCGGTGGCAACTTCGGTCAACGCCTGTCAGGCCTCGCGCAAATGCGCGGCAATCCGCGCGCCCCGCTGATTTTCGCGGTCGCGCTGCTGGTCGCCGTGGTGGCGGGGCTGTTCCTGTGGTCGCGGGCGCCGGACTACAAGGTGCTCTACAGCAACCTGTCGGACCGCGACGGCGGTGCCATCATTACCGCGCTCCAGGCAGCCAACATCCCCTATAAGTTTTCCGACGCCGGCGGCGCGATCCTCGTGCCGGCAGAACAGGTGCATGAAATGCGTCTGCGCCTCGCATCGCAGGGCTTGCCCAAGAGCGGCTCGGTCGGCTTCGAACTGATGGACAACCAGAAGTTCGGCATCAGCCAGTTCGCCGAGCAGATCAACTATCAGCGCGCGCTGGAAGGCGAACTGGAGCGCACGGTCGAATCGATTTCGTCGGTGAAGTCGGCGCGCGTGCATCTGGCGATTCCCAAGCCTTCCGTATTCGTGCGCGACAAGGAAGCGCCGTCCGCCTCTGTGCTGGTCAACCTCTATCCGGGCCGCGCGCTCGACGAAGGCCAGGTGCTGGCGATCACTCATATGGTGTCGTCGGCGGTGCCGGATATGCCGGTGAAGGGCGTGACCATTCTCGATCAGGACGGCAATCTGCTGACGCAGCCGTCCACCGGCAGCGGACTCGACGCCTCGCAACTGAAGTACCGCCAGCAGATCGAGCGCAGCACCCAGCAGCGCATCGACGCCATCCTCGCGCCGCTGTTCGGCTCGGGCAACGCGCATTCGCAGGTCAGCGCCGACATCGACTTCTCGCATAGCGAGCAAACCTCGGAAAACTACGGCCCGAACGGCAACCCGCAACAGGCGGCGATCCGCAGCCAGCAATCGAGCACCGCCACCGAAATGTCGCAAGGCGGCGCCTCGGGCGTGCCGGGCGCGCTGTCGAACCAGCCGCCGCAGCCGGCTTCCGCGCCGATCAACGCGCCGAACGGCGCGAGCGGCGCGACGACCACGCCGGTCAGCGACCGCAAGGACTCGACCACCAACTACGAACTCGACAAGACCGTGCGCCATCTCGAACAGCCGATGGGCGGCATCAAGCGTCTGTCGGTGGCGGTGGTGGTGAACTACATGCGGGTAGTCGACGCCAGGGGTCACGCGAGCATGCAGCCGGTCACCGCCGACAAGCTCGCGCAGGTCAACCAGCTGGTGAAAGACGCAATGGGCTTCGATCAGGCGCGCGGCGACTCGGTCAACGTGGTCAACAGCCCGTTCACCACCGAGGTCGACCCGAACGCCGACCTGCCGTGGTGGCGCACGCCGGATATGATCGCGCTCGCCAAGCAGATCGCGACTTACCTCGGCATCGGCGCGGTGGCCCTGTTCCTCTACTTCGTGATGGTGAAGCCGGCGCTGCGCCGCGCTTTCCCGCCGCCTGAGCCGGTTGCCGCCGCGGCGCTGCCGTCGCCGGACGAGCCAATCCTGCTGGACGGCATCCCCGCCGCCGAGCGCGCTGGCGCGAATGGCAGTACGGTCGCCGAACTGGAAAGCGACAGCGAACTGCTCGCCCTCGAAAACGCCAAGCACAAATATGAGCGGAACCTGGAATTCGCGCGCAACATCGCGCGCCAGGATCCGAAGATCGTTGCAACCGTCGTGAAAAATTGGGTGTCCGATGAGCGCTGA
- the fliE gene encoding flagellar hook-basal body complex protein FliE yields MTFPVNALSSALQQMQSMAAQAAGGSNAVADTSGAATPTGFASALKASLDKISGDQTKAAGESQAFELGSSNVSLNDVMVDMQKANVGFQFGLQVRNKLVSAYNDIMQMSV; encoded by the coding sequence ATGACTTTCCCCGTGAACGCGCTTTCGTCGGCGCTGCAACAGATGCAGTCGATGGCGGCGCAAGCGGCCGGCGGCAGCAATGCGGTCGCCGACACGTCCGGCGCGGCGACGCCCACCGGTTTTGCCTCGGCGCTCAAAGCTTCGCTGGACAAGATCAGCGGCGATCAGACCAAGGCGGCCGGCGAATCGCAGGCGTTCGAACTCGGCTCGTCGAACGTGTCGCTGAACGACGTGATGGTCGATATGCAGAAGGCCAACGTGGGCTTCCAGTTCGGCCTGCAAGTGCGCAACAAGCTGGTGTCCGCCTACAACGACATCATGCAGATGTCGGTGTAA
- the fliS gene encoding flagellar export chaperone FliS yields the protein MFSPGHSGANAYARVGVETGVMGASPHRLIVMLYQGARQAIAQARMHVQQGNVPARGEAIGKAIQIVESGLQQSLNLEAGGEIAERLNALYSYMARRLLEANIKQSEAMLVEVDGLLATLEEAWIGIAPEIARMAAQPAAESMR from the coding sequence ATGTTTTCCCCAGGACACTCTGGAGCCAATGCGTACGCACGCGTCGGCGTCGAGACAGGGGTGATGGGCGCGAGTCCGCATCGTCTGATCGTGATGTTGTATCAGGGCGCCCGGCAGGCGATCGCGCAGGCGCGCATGCATGTGCAGCAAGGCAATGTGCCGGCTCGCGGAGAAGCGATCGGCAAGGCGATTCAGATCGTCGAAAGCGGACTGCAGCAGTCGCTCAATCTGGAGGCGGGCGGCGAGATTGCGGAGCGGTTGAACGCGCTATATAGCTATATGGCGCGCCGGCTGCTCGAAGCCAATATAAAACAGAGCGAGGCGATGCTGGTCGAGGTGGATGGTCTTCTGGCCACACTCGAAGAGGCGTGGATCGGGATTGCCCCGGAGATCGCGCGGATGGCAGCCCAGCCCGCCGCGGAAAGCATGAGATGA
- a CDS encoding flagellar protein FliT gives MTSNAEYFARYEAIAAISCRMLMAARRALWNDLLHLQEEYRDLVDGLRDAETGVKLDESERLRKYALIRQILADDAAIRDLANPRMANLSALFAGRPTRVLKELYGAR, from the coding sequence ATGACATCGAACGCAGAATACTTTGCCCGTTATGAGGCGATTGCAGCGATTTCCTGCCGCATGCTGATGGCTGCCCGGCGCGCACTGTGGAACGATCTGCTCCACTTGCAGGAGGAATACCGCGATCTGGTGGACGGGTTGAGAGACGCCGAAACGGGGGTGAAGCTCGACGAGTCGGAGCGTCTGCGCAAATATGCGCTGATCCGCCAGATCCTCGCCGACGACGCCGCGATCCGCGATCTGGCGAATCCGCGCATGGCCAATCTGTCCGCGCTGTTTGCCGGACGGCCGACGCGCGTGCTCAAGGAGCTGTACGGGGCGCGCTGA
- a CDS encoding flagellar hook-length control protein FliK encodes MNGIDTAVASVLASRIDSLLNIAPGSAAASQAGTAGVETAPTMPALIETPAPQPSAQTALSAVALALNAIVRSGGEATPAVLGQTPIWPAAPALDVEFGASPLLDTAGAPTASTAPSANPNAAATTATANVAATQVPVAALAAALERTVGDSGLFYEAHLAQWLAGQRAPASLAGEAQNKLVAAAAQVPLDWANDAGEAPPANSAARQGTGAAPNGSSNGGAPDSGAAARATPSIPNAQAARFVAGEVLASSLSDLNGQPARASPHSAAAQTVDGGASQNSQSMAATVHPATAPLVRQQLDLLATGQFRWTGEAWPGAKLDWTIEQEGDEWDRSGGGTASEDDQPWRTRLTLSLPTLGTVDAELTLTGTRLVARVQASPGGAARLAMQGESFRQRLAAAGIQLNGLTIREIGGGAPATGAHAAGSAAAAQAAASAYARSASATSSADAGSAAGSAANRTAGGRRTARTSRTEAAPLDDFDWDMS; translated from the coding sequence ATGAACGGAATCGACACGGCCGTCGCTTCGGTGCTCGCGAGCCGGATCGACAGTCTGCTCAATATCGCGCCCGGCAGTGCGGCCGCGTCGCAGGCCGGCACGGCGGGCGTCGAAACCGCGCCGACCATGCCGGCGCTCATTGAGACGCCCGCGCCTCAGCCTTCCGCCCAGACCGCACTGTCTGCTGTCGCGCTGGCGCTCAATGCGATCGTGCGCTCGGGCGGCGAGGCGACGCCCGCGGTGCTCGGCCAGACGCCGATCTGGCCGGCCGCGCCGGCGCTCGATGTCGAATTCGGCGCGTCACCGCTACTCGATACGGCTGGGGCGCCGACAGCTTCCACTGCTCCCAGCGCCAATCCGAATGCCGCCGCGACCACGGCCACCGCCAATGTGGCGGCCACTCAGGTGCCGGTCGCGGCGCTCGCGGCCGCGCTCGAACGGACCGTCGGCGACAGCGGCCTCTTTTACGAAGCCCATCTCGCGCAATGGCTGGCGGGCCAGCGTGCGCCCGCTTCGCTCGCCGGCGAAGCGCAAAACAAACTGGTGGCCGCAGCCGCGCAGGTGCCGCTCGACTGGGCCAATGACGCCGGCGAGGCGCCTCCCGCCAATTCGGCCGCCCGTCAAGGTACGGGTGCGGCGCCGAATGGATCATCGAACGGCGGCGCGCCGGACTCAGGTGCCGCCGCTCGCGCAACGCCCTCGATTCCTAACGCGCAAGCCGCGCGTTTCGTGGCCGGCGAAGTGCTGGCCAGTTCGCTGTCCGATCTGAACGGCCAGCCCGCGCGCGCGAGCCCGCACAGCGCGGCGGCGCAAACCGTCGACGGCGGCGCCTCGCAGAATTCGCAGTCGATGGCAGCCACGGTTCATCCCGCGACCGCGCCTCTCGTGCGCCAGCAACTCGATCTGCTGGCGACCGGGCAGTTCCGCTGGACTGGCGAAGCGTGGCCGGGTGCCAAACTCGACTGGACCATCGAACAGGAAGGCGACGAATGGGACCGCAGCGGCGGCGGCACCGCGAGCGAGGACGACCAGCCGTGGCGTACCCGTTTGACGCTGTCGCTGCCGACGCTCGGCACCGTCGATGCGGAATTGACGCTCACCGGCACGCGGCTCGTCGCGCGCGTGCAGGCGAGTCCCGGCGGCGCCGCGCGCCTCGCCATGCAGGGCGAGAGCTTCCGTCAGCGGCTCGCGGCGGCCGGTATCCAATTGAATGGCTTGACGATTCGCGAGATCGGCGGGGGCGCGCCGGCCACCGGCGCGCATGCCGCGGGTTCTGCGGCGGCTGCTCAGGCGGCGGCGTCGGCCTATGCACGGTCGGCTTCGGCGACCAGTTCGGCGGATGCGGGCAGTGCGGCCGGTTCGGCAGCGAACCGAACCGCGGGCGGGCGTCGCACGGCGCGCACCAGCCGCACCGAAGCCGCGCCGCTCGACGACTTCGATTGGGACATGTCATGA
- a CDS encoding EscU/YscU/HrcU family type III secretion system export apparatus switch protein, which translates to MSRKHRRSAAALVYDAQSGDAAPRVIAKGYGMLAEMIVQRAKEAGLYVHEAPEMVSLLMQVDLDARIPPQLYQAVAEMLAWLHRLESGAENEPAHGANAGAQDVIDVVATEIDGGSAAR; encoded by the coding sequence ATGAGCCGCAAACACCGCCGCAGCGCGGCCGCGCTCGTCTACGACGCCCAAAGCGGCGATGCCGCGCCGCGCGTGATCGCCAAGGGCTACGGCATGCTGGCCGAGATGATCGTGCAACGCGCCAAGGAAGCCGGCCTGTATGTGCACGAGGCGCCCGAAATGGTCTCCCTGCTGATGCAGGTGGATCTCGACGCGCGGATTCCGCCGCAGCTTTACCAGGCGGTAGCAGAAATGCTCGCGTGGCTGCATCGGCTGGAAAGCGGCGCGGAGAATGAGCCGGCGCACGGCGCGAATGCCGGCGCGCAGGACGTCATCGACGTGGTGGCCACCGAAATCGACGGCGGCTCGGCAGCGCGCTGA
- a CDS encoding coniferyl aldehyde dehydrogenase, with translation MKNDLPEVAALEALLREQRHAYLRAPYPSWETRAAHLKALRKVMLDNRDALADAMNADFGNRAKQEVLLAEFLLVKEEIDGALRHGKRWMKAQRRSTNKWLLPARAKVVPQPLGVVGIIVPWNYPVLLAVGPLVSALTAGNRAIIKMSELTPRTSALFEQLIGQTFARDHVAVVNGDAALAAAFSAQPFDHLLFTGSTKVGHEVMRAAAEHLTPVTLELGGKSPAIIGAHARFDNAVDNLVAGKTLNAGQTCVAPDYVLVPRGKEQAFVERARARMAKMYPNFASNPDYTSIISERHFARLERLADEAQAAGAQLHALTDTSPDATSRRYPLIAVTNAPDECALMQEEIFGPLLPVVPYDTLDDAIAWINARPRPLALYLYADDAATIARVTHETIAGGMAINETLMHLACESLPFGGVGASGMGAYHGYEGFVTFSKMKPVLTQARLNARGWISPPYGKRVNALLKLMMRF, from the coding sequence ATGAAAAACGATCTGCCGGAGGTCGCCGCACTCGAAGCGCTGCTGCGCGAGCAACGCCACGCTTATCTGCGCGCGCCGTATCCCTCATGGGAGACGCGCGCCGCGCATCTGAAAGCGCTGCGCAAAGTCATGCTCGACAATCGCGACGCGCTCGCCGACGCGATGAACGCCGACTTCGGCAATCGCGCGAAACAGGAAGTGCTGCTCGCCGAATTCCTGCTGGTGAAGGAGGAAATCGACGGCGCGCTGCGGCACGGCAAGCGCTGGATGAAAGCGCAGCGCCGCAGCACCAACAAATGGCTGCTGCCGGCGCGCGCGAAAGTCGTGCCGCAGCCGCTCGGCGTGGTCGGCATCATCGTGCCGTGGAATTATCCGGTGCTGCTCGCCGTCGGGCCGCTCGTCAGCGCGTTGACCGCCGGCAATCGCGCGATCATCAAGATGTCCGAACTGACGCCGCGCACTTCGGCGCTGTTCGAGCAGTTGATCGGCCAGACCTTCGCGCGCGATCACGTCGCGGTGGTGAACGGCGACGCCGCGCTAGCCGCCGCGTTCAGTGCGCAGCCCTTCGACCATCTGCTGTTCACCGGCTCGACCAAAGTCGGCCACGAAGTGATGCGCGCCGCCGCCGAGCATCTGACGCCGGTCACGCTCGAACTGGGCGGCAAGTCGCCGGCCATCATCGGCGCGCACGCGCGCTTCGACAACGCGGTGGACAACCTCGTCGCCGGCAAGACGCTCAATGCGGGGCAAACCTGCGTCGCGCCGGACTACGTGCTGGTGCCGCGCGGCAAGGAGCAGGCGTTCGTCGAGCGGGCGCGCGCGCGGATGGCGAAGATGTATCCGAATTTCGCCAGCAATCCGGATTACACCTCGATCATTTCAGAGCGCCACTTCGCGCGGCTGGAGCGTCTCGCCGACGAAGCACAGGCCGCCGGCGCGCAACTGCATGCGCTCACCGACACTTCGCCCGATGCGACGAGCCGCCGCTATCCGCTGATCGCCGTCACCAACGCGCCGGACGAATGCGCGTTGATGCAGGAGGAAATCTTCGGGCCGCTGCTGCCGGTCGTGCCCTACGACACGCTCGATGACGCGATCGCCTGGATCAACGCCCGGCCGCGTCCGCTCGCGCTGTATCTCTACGCCGACGACGCCGCCACGATTGCCCGCGTGACGCACGAAACCATCGCCGGCGGCATGGCGATCAATGAGACGCTGATGCATCTGGCGTGCGAAAGCCTGCCGTTCGGCGGCGTCGGGGCGAGCGGAATGGGTGCATATCACGGCTACGAAGGCTTCGTGACGTTCTCGAAGATGAAGCCGGTGCTGACGCAGGCGCGTCTGAACGCCCGCGGATGGATTTCGCCGCCGTACGGCAAACGGGTGAACGCGCTGCTGAAGCTGATGATGCGGTTTTGA